One segment of Equus asinus isolate D_3611 breed Donkey chromosome 18, EquAss-T2T_v2, whole genome shotgun sequence DNA contains the following:
- the LOC106825312 gene encoding cystatin-B: MPRLLRVGGALVIIYCRSRGPRSLAALRVHTRSPFPPPPTARMMCGAPSATQPATAETQAIADQVRSQLEEKENKKFPIFKAVEFRSQVVAGTNHFIKVQVGDDDFVHIRVFKSLPHENKPPALSSYQTNKARHDELSYF, encoded by the exons ATGCCGCGCCTGCTCCGGGTGGGAGGGGCCCTGGTCATCATTTATTGCCGCTCTCGCGGTCCACGGTCACTGGCCGCTCTCCGTGTCCACACTCGCTCTCCGTTCCCACCCCCGCCCACCGCCAGGATGATGTGCGGCGCGCCCTCCGCCACTCAGCCCGCCACGGCCGAGACCCAGGCCATAGCCGACCAG gtgAGGTCACagctggaggagaaggaaaataagaagttCCCTATTTTTAAGGCTGTGGAGTTCCGGAGCCAGGTGGTCGCAGGGACAAACCACTTCATCAAG GTTCAGGTTGGCGATGACGACTTCGTGCACATTCGAGTGTTTAAAAGCCTCCCACACGAAAACAAGCCCCCGGCCTTGTCCAGCTATCAGACCAACAAAGCCAGGCACGACGAGCTGTCGTATTTCTAG
- the RRP1 gene encoding ribosomal RNA processing protein 1 homolog A isoform X2 — MVSHVQLPPEIQLAQRLAGNEQVTRDRAVKKLRKYIVARTQRASGGFTHDELLKVWKGLFYCMWMQDKPLLQEELGRTISQLIHAFQSAEAQHLFLRTFWQTINREWTGIDRLRLDKYYLLMRMVLNESLAALKMRGWEERQTEQLLELLTTEILHPDSQAPNGVKSHFLEIFLEELTKVGADELTAEQNLRFIDPFCRIAARTEEPLVLHNITRGIFETIVEQAPFAIEDLMKELEEEEDDEMSEGNEEMSAGKERERGQDVPSKKPWKGSIHGAEPDVDEEQGEDDEDSTGPFLQFDYEAVANRLFEVASHQSTPSQNRKRLYKVIRKLQHLAEGFFPEDEVPEKAYRSLQGGRRERKAKKRLPKSRLQNKTGKGGKEDPPPGLSPGSERMRRRRGVGPNPTAHQEQPGDRGRRGAPRKKRRPQGGARAKVASGQEPKTQQ; from the exons ATGGTTTCGCACGTGCAGCTCCCGCCCGAGATCCAGCTGGCGCAGCGCCTGGCGGGGAACGAGCAGGTGACCCGGGACCGGGCGGTGAAGAAGCTCCGGAAATACATCGTCGCCAGGACTCAGCGGGCCTCAG GTGGTTTCACTCATGATGAGCTGCTGAAGGTGTGGAAGGGACTGTTTTACTGCATGTGGATGCAGGACAAGCCTCTCCTCCAG GAGGAACTAGGAAGGACCATTTCCCAGCTCATCCATGCTTTTCAGAGTGCAGAGGCAC AGCACCTGTTCCTTCGGACGTTCTGGCAAACCATTAATCGTGAGTGGACGGGCATAGACAGACTGCGCCTGGACAAGTACTACCTG CTCATGCGGATGGTCCTGAATGAGTCCTTGGCGGCCCTGAAAATGCGAGGATGGGAAGAGAG ACAGACTGAGCAGCTGCTGGAGCTGCTGACAACTGAGATCCTGCACCCTGACAGCCAGGCTCCCAATGGGGTGAAGAGCCACTTCCTGGAGATCTTCCTGGAGGAGCTGACCAAAGTGGGCGCCGATGAG CTGACGGCCGAGCAGAACCTGAGGTTCATTGACCCCTTCTGCAGAATCGCTGCCCGGACTGAGGA ACCTCTGGTTTTGCATAACATCACTCGAGGCATCTTCGAAACGATCGTGGAACAGGCCCCGTTTGCCATCGAAGACCTGATGAAGGAattggaggaagaggaagatgatgaGATGTCAGAGGGCAACGAGGAGATGTCGGCAGGCAAGGAGCGGGAGCGGGGACAGGATGTGCCATCCAAGAAGCCGTGGAAAG GCTCCATCCATGGGGCTGAACCTGATGTGGACGAGGAGCAGGGAGAAGATGATGAGGACAGCACTGGCCCTTTCCTCCAG TTTGACTATGAGGCCGTTGCCAACAGACTGTTCGAAGTGGCCAGTCACCAGAGCACCCCTTCTCAGAACAGGAAGCGTCTCTACAAGGTGATCCGGAA GTTGCAGCACCTGGCAGAAG GCTTCTTCCCTGAGGATGAGGTCCCGGAAAAAGCCTACAGGAGTctgcagggagggaggcgggagagAAAGGCCAAGAAGCGTTTGCCCAAGTCCAGGTTGCAGAACAAGACAG GGAAAGGTGGAAAGGAGGACCCGCCACCAGGCCTGAGCCCGGGATCTGAGAGGATGAGGCGGCGACGGGGCGTGGGGCCCAACCCCACTGCACACCAGGAGCAGCCTGGGGACCGTGGCAGGAGAGGGGCTCCCAGGAAGAAGCGGCGGCCCCAGGGAGGGGCCAGAGCGAAGGTGGCCAGCGGCCAGGAGCCAAAGACGCAGCAGTAG